CACAACTCCAGAAGCGTCTCTATGTGAGCATGCACAtgtgtgaatgcatgtgtgtCTGTACGCAAGTATGTGACTGTGCGTGCATGTAtagtgtgtgtatgcatgcatgtgtgcgtgtgcatgtgtgtgcatgtatggtgtgtgtatatgcatgtgtgtgcgtgtatggtgtgtgtgcatgtgtgtgcgtgtatggtgtgtgtatatgcatgtgtgtgcgtgtgtgagcgtgtgcatgcacgtgtgtatgtgtgcacgtgtgccgACCCCACCACTGCCCCATCTGTCTCCTGTCTCCAGGCCTCTGTGTCTTCCATTGTCTGggcctctctgtctccctgtctcccgGCCTCGACCTCTGTCCCTGTCTCCggacctccctgcctccccacctcCAGCTCTCTGTCTCCCTGCCCCTGCGGCCCCCCAGGGCCAGGGGTGTGGGGTCACCCAGCACTTCCTCCCCTCAGCACCCGAGAACCCCTCCTCAGCAGCTCTGAGAACGGCAATGGTGGCCGAGAGACGTCTCCGGCTGATGGTGAGACCAGAGGGATGCTGGGTGAGGGGCCGGGTTGGGGCTGCCGGGTGAAGAGAGGCATCCACAGGAGGCCCGGCAGGATCTGAGCTCCCTCCCTGTTCCCCCACCCAGCCCGGACAGAGAGAATCCTCAGTGACCTCCTGCCCTTCTGCAGACCAGGCCCCGAGGGCCAGCTCGCTGCCACGGCCCTTCGGAAAGgtagcccagccctgcccctccagGGTGGCCACCAGCCCAAACAGTGCCTCTGTTCCAACTAGAACAAGGCTCTCCCCGTCAAAAATGTCCTTACGCCCAGCTGCCAGAAAACAAATGCTCCAACCCACCCGGCCTGCACCACTGTCCTGGGTGCCCACGTCCCTCTTCTGCAGCCACCATCCCTTCCTTGACTCTATATTTAGCCTCTTCCTGAACACATCTCTGTCTTCAGTACCTTCCCGCCCTGTCCCAACCCTAAACCCAGCCTCATTTCTTCACCTCCCTTTGGATCCCCGAACCCCATCTGCTCAGCCTGGCCTAGCACCCACCCTCACCTCCAGCCCCTACACATCCCCTTTGGAATCCCCCATCCCAAATCCCAGCCCAGCCCCCGGTCTCCTGACTCCGCCCCCCTTGCCCCTGGCCAGTGCTGTCCCTGAAGCAGCTTCTGTTTCCGGCGGAGGAAGACAATGGGGCGGGGCCTCCTCGAGATGGGGATGGGGTCCCAGGGGGCGGCCCCCTGAGCCCAGCACGGACCCAAGAAATCCAGGAGAACCTGCTCAGCTTGGAGGAGACCATGAAGCAGCTGGAGGTGGGGCGGGACGGGCCAGGGGTGCCCTGAGTGGGCCGGGGAAGGAAGGGGCCCCCCTCATCCAtgacccccaccccaccaggaGTTGGAGGAGGAATTTTGCCGCCTGAGacccctcctgtctcagcttggGGGGAACTctgtaccccagcctggctgcACTTGAGGTTCCCACCCAGGAAGGTGAGTGGGGGACCTGGGGGCCAGGGCGCTGTCCTGAAAGGAGGGTCCCCCTCCAGAGCTCGCATCCCTACAGCCCCTTCTGTCCatctccctctttgtcttttctgactCTCCCCACTCCACCTCGTGTTTCTCATCTCTATGTCTCTGTTTCTGAtaatctctgtttctctgtctctgtgcccgcctgcctctccccacctccccttctctctctgttctccctgtcttgtctctgtgtctgtctctccctgtctctctctccatctctccccatctcccctctTCTCCTACATCCCCCAGGCCTTTTGCAAGAAGAAGAGGAATGGGGGAGAGGACGTGAGGGACCACCCCCACCCACACAGCTGCCGCAGCATCTCACACCCCGagggcctgaggagagggagctgTGGGCCACGCCTAGGAGGGGCCCAGCTGGGGTTACTGGCCCTGCATGAGCCTCCGCCatctctccctcctgccctctGCTTGGGGGACTCAGGGCTTCATTCCGGAGGGCACCACGGTGACCCGGGCCATCTCAGTATTGCCTGTGGGGgccacccctccaccccccacccccaagtgCCTTCGCTCTGTTTTTATACCCTGAATTggaggtttattttttaatatatactatCTAAGAAGAGATCTGTGTGTGTGATGGCGGGGTGGGGCCTGGCGTGGCGTCTGGAACTCTCTGTGACTGTCTGGCATTGACTTCCTGGGTCTGTGCTTCTGCGCCTCCCTCcagttgttcattcattcattcattcattcatttctttgtttgAACCGTTACTCCCCAGGCACTCCGCACACACACTGGGTATGAGGTGTCTCCCTGACACCGCCCTCCAGCTCCCACCCCTGATCCCCCGTGGTCAGCACTGGGCATCCCGAGTCTCACTCtctgttcttttatttctgtagtaAACTCTCTGGAGGTGACTGTCGGGATCATGGGGAGCTGGTGGGGAGGGGGCCCCtcctgggtgggggctgggggcggggttATTGCTCTGAGCTCCCTGTCCCCAGGGGGGCCTATGTCGGGGGGGTGTTTGTTAGGACTGGGGCCAGCACAGGGGGTTTGGAGACACAGCCACACAAACACTCGGGGCATAGCACAGGGGTGGGCGGGTGGGGCAGGCTGGGCGCCATATTGCACTTTGGGAGTGGGGCCAGGCGGGGACCCCCTCAAACTGGTGCctggggaggaggctggaggcCATCACATTCCCTCTGTCCTCTGTGGAGGGGAAGTGAGACCCCCACTCTGGGGCTGGAGAAGGAGACTGGGGCAGCAATGTGCCCAGAACTGGGAGGTGCTGAGGGCTGGTCCTGGGCCTTGGGCCAGGCATCAAGGGCAGACGGGCAGCCGCCCTGGTCCCTGCCTCAGCAGAATCTATTGCCCCCTGCCGGCTCAGCTGCCGGTCCCCCCTTTGCCCGCCTTTGCCTTGGGGGGCGCCGGGAGACCCTCATCGCCCTCGCTGTCAGAGCTGCAGCCGCTGACATCGGTGATCTCCAGCTCCGAGTCGCTGTCCTCCTTCCCACCAAGGGCAGCCTCTGGACCCCCAGCTCCCGGCAGTGCCAGGCGAGGGGCTGCTGCCAGGCCCGAGGGGCGCTCAGGGCCCAGGCCCTCCCCCGTCGAGGCCAGCAGGGGCGCGGCTGTGGGGCCTCCCCCTGCCCCTGACGAGGGCAGGTGGCCCAAGGAACTGGCCAGAGGGTTGGGGTAGAAGTGCGGGGggtagagagagggaggcagcttTGGGAAGGGGCCCGTGAGGTACGGGTTAAAGTTCCAGGGGTACTCAGGAAAGGCGCGGCCATAAGGACCCAGCAGGCCAGGGGGCTTGGAATAGCTGGTGGCACCTGGGGGGGCACAGAGGTAGGTCAGGCTGGGGCGCCTGCCTGCTTGGGGACCAGTAAAGGGGGCTGCCTCCCTGCCATATCCCACCCCATCTCCCCGCATCCCTCCTACATGGCATCTTACCCCCTCACACAGCTTCCCCCAACTCCATCTCCTCCCACTTCCCCACTTGTCTTCCCATTCCTTAGGCACCCCTGAAAGCCCTTGTCTCCCTCATTTTCCCTCCCTCACATCACATCCTTTTCTGGGttttacagacacacacacacacacacacacacacacacacacacacacacacacacacacacacacacacacacacacacacacacacacacacacacacacacacacacacacacacacacacacacacacacacacacacacacacacacacacacacacacacacacacacacacacacaccctacagcCTGGCCCTAGGCCCCCTTCcccatctcttctcttctcttttctcatcCTCTTCCCTCAAGCCTGCAGCTTCTCCCACTGTGCCCCCAGCACCCCACAACCTCCAGGCTCTTACCAGAGCCCAGGAACGGGAAAGGGCTGTCCAGACGCAGTTTATCTGTCTCGGAGGTGAATAGGGGTGTCCGGGCCCCTGGCTCTCCCAGGCGTGGGGCAGAGAACAGTGTTTGCAGGGTCTAGAGAGGGAGTGGGGGAAGCCGCCCTGCTCAGACTGTCCCCTCCCCAGAGTGGGCACCAAGTGCCTCGGTTCCAGGACCCCAGTACCCAGACTCACCTCAGGGGTGAGGGGAGGAGCATCTGGCCCTGGGGCCCCCCCAAAGGGACTGGGGGTCAGCAAGAGTGGGGAGCCAGTGGCAGCTGCCGCCATGTCCAGCAGCGGGTAATTGACAAGcacaactttgctgaagttgaacTTGTAGGTGAACCTCTTCCCTTTGGTCTTGTGGAGAATCCGCTTGTTGTAGTAGTAACTGTGGGGAGAGCAGTGGTGTTGGGGAGGTGCAGGGGGAGCCCTGGGGTGGGATCTGGGGTTTCTTAATGCATGTGCCGTCCCAGGCATGGTGCACAGAGCACTAGaacttggggaaactgaggctcacagaagtCCCTTAATAGGGATCACAGGGCAAGGAAGGGATGAGGCAGAAGCGGGGACCCTGCCCTGTGAGACTCCAAAGCCCAGGTTTAGGGGTCCTTCCTCCTCACCTCCCTTCCACTCACAAGTAGCGATGGTGGCTACTCACACACAGCCCTGTGCCTTGTGGGATCCAGCAGGAATCTGACCCAGGATGCAGAGGGGGCACCAGAGGGACAGTGGGGGGAAAAGGACAAGGTGGGATCCAGCCCCGAGCCCTTCCTCACCGCAGGGCCCGGCTCAGCTTGTCGTAATTCATGTGGGGCTTGCATTTGCGAATACCCCACAGCCGGGCCACCTCATCGGGGTCTTTGATGACGAATTCCCCGTAGTCCCCCTGCCAGGCTATGACGCCCTGGTACTCCTCCTTCTGCAGCAGCTCCAGGATAAAGTGCCACAGCTGGATCTGCCTCGACCCAGGGGATGACTCTGGCTTGTAGGCCCAATCCGGGAAGGCAAACCCTGGGGACGGGAGGCAGGGAGTGGCCTGGGGTCAGGATGCCAAGTCCAGGGCTCTAGGTCCTGCTGGACTCAGTAACCTGAGAGGCATCTAGTTCTCCTCCAGCCTCAGGCATCTTTAGGGACCTGGTTTCCACTCTCCAAACCTCCTTGCCTGGTGTCTGGTCCCAAATTATCCAAATAAGGGCAAGAACCCAGTCATCCAGGGACCCTGGGTTGGTACCAGTCTGATCCCCTACCTTGGCATAGCTCCCCCAGGCTCAGCATCCAGAGGTGGAGTTGGGAGGGACTGGCTTCCTGCACCCATgacagtgaggaggaatgggagggaggggcacccgcctccAACAGTATTAGTCCTCTCACTGCCCCCAGCCAGCCCCAGGAGGTTTCTGGTCTCTTGTACCCTGCAGTGCCCCCAGCTCTTGCTGTCTCTGTTCCCCATTCCCTGTCCCCTGCTCCACCTTTCGACATTCCCCAGAGCCCCCCACTGACCCATCCTGGCATATCCAGGCTGGGGCTCTGTGCATGTCTGTACCTACCTGTGTATTTGTACCTTTCCCGTCCCTGTGTCCCCTCCACCCCATATCCATACCCATGTCCGTCCAAGAGCAGTCCAgaacagggtgtgtgtgtgcgcgtggaCACACACATGCCCATGGAAGACATGTTACACAGACATCAGTTCACTTGCCTGAGACACACAGCCACACTGGGACACAGGCACACCGGAGTGCCACACTCACACTGGGGGCCACCAAGGCTGACATGGCAGACACGGGCTGTGCAAGACTCAAGGTCACGTCATCTCAACAACCCCACAGTGCACACCCATCACAACACACAATTACACATCTCAAGACTGGGACTTACTAACAACACAAATGCATGACAAGACACACACAGGACCCCAAATGCCCAAAGAACACACTGTACGATGGAGATGGTGAACACAGCACCAAGATATCCATGTCCCCAGACACACAGGGTGACAGCATGTCAGTAGAGCAACTTCCCAAACCCGCACACAGAGGCACCCACGTGTCAGCACTGACACCCCCGGCTCACTCAGCATCACATCTCGCATGCAGAGGGGGGTACTCCACTGTCCACATACCCCCAGGAGCTGGGTACCCCGAAATCTCACCTCCCATGCAGAAGGCCCCAAGCCCTGGGTCCAACTTCTGTGTTCACTCCTATGCCACATCCTTtgtccccttccccctcctcagAGACCCCAGACCCAGGCATGAAAATAGAAGGCAGAGTGAGTCCATAAAAAGCTGGCAGCAGTGCAGGAGAGGGGAGACTGCTGTGCGCCGGGGCAGGGGAGACCAGCATCGCCGTGTCCACTTGCTGTGTGATTACGGGCAGGTCCTTACCCTCTCTGGTTTAGAACTGCACAGGTGGAAGGCAAGGGGGCGCAGAGTCCCACCCAGGCTGCCTGGTGTAGAAAAGTGGGTGCTTGTGCCTCCCGGCCTGAAGGCTGGGGAGCTCCAGGCAGTCTCCTTGAGAGAGAATTTTTATCTCAATTCATTTTTGGGTCTTTCTCACCTCCCATGACAGGGCTGGATCCAGACTCCAGCTCTGACCCATTCCACACCCAGAACACATCCTACTGGGGAGGCAACTGtatcacagacacacccacaggACCCCAAGGTGACAACAGGACACCCAACCCCGATACTCCATCTGTCCTCGAATGCACACCCTCAAATATGTCCTACCTATGAGGCACAGGCACAGCTAGAGAGAGGACCCCCAAACTCAGTAGGCAGACACATACATGTGACAGACAAACCCCCAGAATTCACTCATGTGCACATGGACCCTACGCTGAAAACCAGACACAGCCCCCAACACAGAGGCCCAGGGATGCATCCCCCCACAGCCCCAAATGCACCAAGACATCCATTCGGAACGCCACACACCACGAGACAGACCGCAAGAAACAGGCAAAGGCTCCTCACCCCACTCAGTCAGAGGCACAGTTGGTGAGCCGGCAGACACCCCCATCCCAAAATACGGACATGCCCAGCCCAGAGACACTCAAGTAGCCTCAGATGTGCACGTACAAGCAAATACACAAGCTCACACAAAGACAGGCTGTGCAGACACATTCTCCCAGTGTGACCCCTTCTAGAAACACTGAAGTATGACACAGGGACACACTCTGAAATGAGACCCCAAATAACCAaggacagagtctctgtctctgtctctctctctcacacacacacacccctcccgcTGCACATCGGCATAGTGTCTGACCAGCTTCACCGTCCACCACCCCCAATTCCAAGCCTCCACTCTGAGCAAGCTGTCCTCTCTCCTGGGTCTCGGCCTAGCCGGGTCCTGCCTGCACGTCCCCCTGACTGGGCAGTGCCGTCTGTCTACCTGTCCATCCATGCCTGGCCTAGTGCCCCCTCCAGCCCAGTCCCTGCTCTCTTTCCCCACAGGTCCTGCGTGGGAGCAGGCTGAGACGTGCGTGGCAGGGATGCCCGGGCCTCGGGCTCCTCCATCCTCACCCCTCACTCACCTCCCTACCCTCCCAGAAGACCCACATATCCCAgcaggcagggggcaggggaATCTGGCTGCGAAGTTTTTAGCCAAGTTTCTCAGAAGGGGTTTGATTTGGGGGACTCTGACCAAGACTGAGAGAGAAGGACCCACGGACTAGAGTGAGACACGtggagacacggagagaagggggaTGCGGCTCACTGGGGAGGCCTgaggggtgcgggaaggggtgggggaggtCCGGGCCAGTTACCGGGGGTCCAGAGAGCCGGCAGGGCAGGCGGGGCGAAGAGAAGGTCGGAGACGCAGCTACAGTCCATGGCGGAGCCGGCCCTGCAGAGGCCGGGAGGGACACACGGGGACGGGGGGTGGGCAGGAGAGACAGACACAGGTCAGCCAGCGGGGCGCCGCCCGGGGCCTTCCCCTCTCCCAGGTCCCCACCCCAGCCTGACACCCTCTCCCCGCAATCCCTCCCGCACACTCCCTCCTGCAGGCACCGCTCTGTCCCCACAGCCGCTCCCGCCCCGAGACCCCGTTCCTTCCCTCCCAGCCTCTCCTCCCGCAGCCTCGTCACTCGGTGCCTCCATCACTAACTACGCCgctcccagcctccctccctgctccccgcCACTCGCTCACGCTCTCACACTTGCTGGCTCTCACGCCCGCC
This portion of the Pongo abelii isolate AG06213 chromosome 20, NHGRI_mPonAbe1-v2.0_pri, whole genome shotgun sequence genome encodes:
- the ERFL gene encoding ETS domain-containing transcription factor ERF-like, with the protein product MDCSCVSDLLFAPPALPALWTPGFAFPDWAYKPESSPGSRQIQLWHFILELLQKEEYQGVIAWQGDYGEFVIKDPDEVARLWGIRKCKPHMNYDKLSRALRYYYNKRILHKTKGKRFTYKFNFSKVVLVNYPLLDMAAAATGSPLLLTPSPFGGAPGPDAPPLTPETLQTLFSAPRLGEPGARTPLFTSETDKLRLDSPFPFLGSGATSYSKPPGLLGPYGRAFPEYPWNFNPYLTGPFPKLPPSLYPPHFYPNPLASSLGHLPSSGAGGGPTAAPLLASTGEGLGPERPSGLAAAPRLALPGAGGPEAALGGKEDSDSELEITDVSGCSSDSEGDEGLPAPPKAKAGKGGTGS